The following coding sequences are from one Reyranella humidisoli window:
- a CDS encoding TRAP transporter large permease translates to MTALGIGIVSLAMMVVLIIAGLHVAISLLLLSFVGVWLMRDSIDVALALMAQATNDSIASHEFGVVPLFVLMGLLVATADLGKDIFEVANSMLRRIRGGLGVATVMANAVFAAITGISIASAAVFTKVAVPEMLRFGFTPRFATGVVAGSSVLGMLIPPSLLMILYAFLSEQSVGAMFLAGVMPGLVLAIAFSVAIIAMAWLFPGYVGGTAAVNVPGMALREAAVKVAPVVLLIFVVLGGIYGGIFTATDAGAVGALGALALALAKRRLTPAIFWKVLVETGRITVSVLFLIIAANLYSRMLTLSGLPQFIVEWMAGLGFGVAGFLTVFIAIVLFLGCIIDSASIMLIVLPLMLPVAKTLGIDLVWFGVITVVAVEIGLLTPPFGISVYVVKSTLNDARITLWDIFAGTQPFTLIMFAVLLLIIAFPGIALFFN, encoded by the coding sequence ATGACAGCGCTCGGCATCGGCATCGTCTCGCTCGCCATGATGGTCGTTCTGATCATCGCCGGGCTGCATGTCGCCATCTCCCTGCTGCTGTTGTCCTTCGTCGGCGTCTGGCTGATGCGCGACAGTATCGACGTGGCGCTGGCGTTGATGGCGCAGGCGACCAACGATTCGATCGCCAGCCACGAGTTCGGCGTGGTGCCGCTGTTCGTCCTGATGGGCCTGCTGGTGGCGACGGCCGACCTGGGCAAGGACATTTTCGAGGTCGCCAACAGCATGCTTCGCCGCATCCGTGGCGGGTTGGGCGTGGCGACGGTGATGGCGAACGCCGTGTTCGCCGCCATCACCGGCATCTCGATCGCCTCGGCCGCGGTCTTCACCAAGGTCGCCGTGCCGGAGATGCTGCGCTTCGGCTTCACCCCGCGCTTTGCGACCGGCGTCGTCGCAGGATCGTCGGTGCTGGGAATGCTGATCCCGCCCAGCCTGCTGATGATTCTCTACGCGTTCCTTTCCGAGCAGTCGGTCGGCGCCATGTTTCTCGCGGGCGTCATGCCAGGCCTCGTGCTGGCCATCGCTTTCTCCGTCGCGATCATTGCCATGGCGTGGCTGTTTCCGGGCTACGTGGGCGGCACCGCCGCCGTGAACGTGCCGGGCATGGCGCTGCGTGAGGCGGCCGTCAAGGTGGCGCCGGTCGTCCTGCTGATCTTCGTTGTGCTGGGGGGCATCTACGGCGGCATCTTCACCGCGACCGACGCCGGAGCGGTCGGCGCGTTGGGGGCCCTGGCCCTGGCGCTTGCCAAGCGGCGCCTCACGCCCGCGATCTTCTGGAAGGTGCTGGTCGAAACCGGCCGCATCACCGTCTCGGTGCTGTTCCTGATCATCGCCGCCAACCTCTACAGCCGGATGCTGACCCTGTCCGGCCTGCCGCAGTTCATCGTCGAATGGATGGCGGGCCTGGGCTTCGGCGTCGCCGGCTTCCTGACCGTCTTCATCGCGATCGTGCTGTTCCTCGGCTGCATCATCGACTCGGCGTCGATCATGCTGATCGTGCTGCCGCTGATGCTGCCGGTGGCCAAGACGCTCGGCATCGACCTGGTGTGGTTCGGCGTCATCACCGTCGTCGCCGTCGAGATCGGCCTGCTGACACCGCCTTTCGGCATCTCGGTCTATGTCGTGAAAAGTACGCTCAACGACGCCCGCATCACGCTCTGGGATATCTTCGCCGGGACGCAGCCCTTTACGTTGATCATGTTCGCCGTGCTGTTGCTGATCATCGCCTTCCCGGGGATCGCGCTCTTCTTCAATTGA
- a CDS encoding TRAP transporter small permease subunit: MELEAGVDSAGKADSYGQPQPFRLDQITGVMNALGTMGIFGLLVLINVDIVGRSVFNSPLRGTTELVSLAIVGIVFMQLPNTLWAGRFVRAELLIDVVVARAPRLADVIQGLFHVIGAAIMAIVVMAVMPELRSAWEIGDYVGSLGDFTAPTWPIRLITVVGSAFTCLTYIFLALADFRRALRGTP; the protein is encoded by the coding sequence GTGGAGCTGGAAGCCGGCGTCGACAGCGCCGGAAAGGCCGATTCTTACGGGCAGCCCCAGCCGTTTCGCCTGGACCAGATCACCGGCGTCATGAACGCGCTGGGGACGATGGGCATCTTCGGACTACTGGTGCTGATCAACGTCGACATCGTCGGCCGCTCCGTGTTCAACAGCCCGCTGCGTGGCACCACCGAGCTGGTGTCGCTGGCGATCGTCGGCATCGTCTTCATGCAGCTTCCCAATACGCTGTGGGCCGGCCGGTTCGTGCGGGCCGAGTTGCTGATCGACGTCGTCGTGGCCCGCGCGCCACGCCTGGCCGACGTCATCCAGGGCCTGTTCCATGTAATCGGCGCGGCGATCATGGCAATCGTCGTCATGGCGGTGATGCCCGAACTCAGGTCGGCCTGGGAGATCGGCGACTATGTCGGCTCGCTGGGCGACTTCACCGCGCCGACGTGGCCCATCCGCCTGATCACCGTCGTCGGCTCGGCCTTCACCTGCCTGACCTACATCTTCCTCGCCCTTGCCGATTTCCGCAGGGCGCTTCGGGGTACGCCATGA
- a CDS encoding PAS domain-containing sensor histidine kinase: MRTNLQRVRLALGARGVAWATAAGLVALACGAVALTKVAMSVGATEVEYSRNKAAEIRTLDQSNRALMRSIFSLSTGRRQLAESDLPVAQAWEKVQSARTAICDHLDVRASKFAELRAVCAASVALHERLAPQIAAFDPPRQLIDPNTMHDAATLHARVNDLTGAIAQEAETLVGYMADEYREALLLLTVSTGGFAAACLVLIVLVGRASILHYEQSQKAGEALDLLEETIEALPAGVTLYDRNERLLMFNSAAVAAIPLLKRPGIVGITYEELARETARLDAGGGEPLRNTPEEWIRRFRSEGELPMRQSVDGRWFEWSKKMSPNGRTVGLWVDITGVMRDFEERVQLTQRLDAEMARLRSIVESSGAMIVLVDRELTVIMANSGYTAVTGVAAAEAVGRPLKEIVDCPLDPGVLERWLSGPFEPGRVEPSRFANQIRDRQGRQRLISVTATPVLGEGRLVNSIVFLGVDDTERRDAERALFDAVRLATVGEMAATVVHEIIQPLQVINIACASAEQVLREATGEGVAPNRAFLQSKLARIASQVERAGRIAGELRTFVRGTAAEEATPFDPATAVHAAVELTQYATRQAGVTVSVSVAAGLPEVMGHVGRVEQVLVNLIVNARDAGGSAVEVSARPLLRDGRAFVQIAVEDTGPGIPSAILPQLFEAFVTTKPRSTGTGLGLRICRRIVEEMNGTITATNLAEGGVRFEVVLPAAGKA; encoded by the coding sequence GTGCGCACCAACCTGCAGCGAGTCCGGCTGGCGCTCGGCGCCAGGGGCGTCGCCTGGGCGACCGCCGCCGGGCTGGTGGCGCTTGCCTGCGGCGCGGTGGCGCTGACCAAAGTCGCCATGTCGGTGGGAGCGACCGAGGTCGAGTACAGCCGCAACAAGGCGGCCGAGATCCGGACCCTCGACCAGAGCAATCGCGCCTTGATGCGCAGCATATTTTCTCTGTCCACCGGCCGGCGGCAGCTCGCCGAGAGCGACCTTCCCGTGGCGCAGGCCTGGGAAAAGGTGCAGTCCGCCCGGACCGCGATCTGCGACCATCTCGACGTGCGTGCATCTAAGTTCGCGGAACTGCGTGCGGTGTGTGCGGCGAGCGTGGCCCTGCACGAGCGCCTCGCGCCGCAGATCGCCGCGTTCGATCCGCCGCGCCAGTTGATCGACCCGAACACGATGCACGACGCCGCCACCCTTCATGCCAGGGTGAACGACCTGACCGGGGCGATCGCCCAGGAAGCCGAAACGTTGGTCGGGTACATGGCCGACGAATACCGCGAGGCGCTTCTCCTACTGACCGTCAGCACCGGGGGATTCGCCGCGGCCTGCCTGGTGTTGATCGTGCTCGTCGGCCGAGCGTCGATCCTGCACTACGAGCAATCGCAGAAGGCCGGTGAAGCGCTCGACCTCCTCGAGGAGACGATCGAGGCCTTGCCCGCCGGCGTCACGCTCTACGACCGCAACGAGCGGCTGCTGATGTTCAATTCCGCCGCGGTCGCGGCCATACCCCTCCTGAAGCGGCCCGGCATTGTCGGCATCACCTACGAGGAACTGGCGCGCGAGACGGCCAGACTTGACGCCGGGGGCGGCGAGCCGCTGCGCAACACGCCGGAGGAGTGGATCAGGCGCTTCCGCAGCGAAGGCGAGCTGCCGATGCGCCAGTCGGTCGACGGGCGCTGGTTCGAGTGGTCGAAAAAGATGTCGCCCAACGGGCGCACCGTTGGACTCTGGGTCGACATCACCGGGGTCATGCGGGATTTCGAGGAACGCGTACAGCTGACCCAGCGGCTCGACGCAGAGATGGCGCGGCTGCGTTCTATCGTCGAATCGAGTGGCGCGATGATCGTCCTGGTCGATCGCGAGCTGACCGTAATCATGGCTAACAGCGGCTACACGGCAGTGACCGGCGTCGCCGCGGCGGAGGCGGTCGGCCGCCCGTTGAAGGAGATCGTCGATTGCCCGCTCGATCCGGGCGTGCTCGAACGCTGGCTCTCCGGCCCGTTCGAGCCCGGCCGGGTCGAGCCGTCGCGCTTCGCCAACCAGATCCGCGACCGGCAGGGGCGGCAGCGGTTGATATCGGTGACGGCAACGCCCGTGCTCGGGGAAGGCCGGCTGGTTAACAGCATCGTCTTCCTGGGCGTCGACGACACCGAGCGGCGTGACGCCGAGCGAGCCCTGTTCGACGCGGTGCGGCTTGCGACGGTGGGCGAGATGGCGGCCACCGTGGTGCACGAGATCATACAGCCACTGCAGGTGATCAACATTGCCTGTGCTTCGGCCGAACAGGTCCTCCGCGAGGCGACGGGCGAAGGTGTCGCCCCGAACAGGGCGTTCCTGCAGAGCAAGCTCGCCCGAATTGCCAGTCAGGTCGAGCGCGCGGGTCGCATCGCGGGCGAGCTGCGCACCTTCGTGCGTGGCACGGCCGCCGAGGAGGCGACGCCATTCGACCCGGCGACGGCAGTGCACGCGGCTGTCGAATTGACCCAGTACGCCACCCGCCAGGCGGGCGTCACGGTGTCGGTATCGGTCGCGGCAGGACTGCCCGAGGTCATGGGCCACGTCGGACGCGTCGAGCAGGTGCTGGTCAACCTGATCGTCAATGCGCGCGATGCGGGCGGCAGTGCTGTGGAGGTTTCGGCCCGCCCCCTGTTGCGGGACGGCCGCGCCTTCGTGCAGATCGCCGTCGAGGATACGGGCCCCGGCATTCCGAGCGCCATCCTGCCGCAGCTGTTCGAGGCGTTCGTCACCACCAAGCCGCGCAGCACCGGCACCGGGCTCGGACTGCGAATCTGCCGACGCATCGTCGAGGAGATGAACGGCACCATAACGGCGACCAACCTCGCCGAAGGTGGCGTGCGATTCGAGGTCGTGCTGCCGGCGGCTGGCAAGGCGTAA
- a CDS encoding response regulator, with product MDKSPRRSRPVPAQCHVLVVEDDVDQCGEMAGYLILSKLEVRMAYDGTSALRQAAEHRPRVVLLDFNLPDMSGIQLAKQLRAILPDAAFIMMSAHIDGLSERTLQEIGMAAFVNKPVPLGPLRKAVLMLVASPRLGRDGPKHGEKSWFSTGLGGRRR from the coding sequence ATGGACAAGTCTCCTCGTCGCTCTCGCCCCGTCCCGGCCCAATGCCATGTCCTCGTGGTCGAGGACGACGTGGATCAATGTGGTGAAATGGCGGGCTACCTCATCCTCTCCAAGCTTGAAGTGCGGATGGCCTACGACGGCACCTCGGCACTGCGCCAGGCTGCGGAGCATCGGCCGCGCGTGGTCCTTCTCGACTTCAATCTGCCGGACATGTCCGGCATCCAGCTGGCAAAGCAGTTGCGGGCGATCCTGCCGGATGCGGCCTTCATCATGATGTCGGCCCACATCGACGGACTGTCAGAACGGACGCTCCAGGAGATCGGCATGGCTGCTTTCGTGAACAAGCCGGTGCCGCTTGGCCCGCTGCGAAAGGCGGTGCTGATGCTGGTCGCCTCGCCTCGACTTGGCCGCGATGGGCCGAAGCATGGCGAGAAGAGCTGGTTCTCCACGGGACTGGGCGGCCGGCGCCGCTAG